One Candidatus Binatia bacterium DNA window includes the following coding sequences:
- a CDS encoding carbamoyltransferase has translation MNILGISCFYHDAAAALLRDGQLVAAAEEERFSRIKHDYDFPRRAIRFCLERGGLRGPDLDYVVFYEKPFVKFERILKTTLQAVPRSWRVFGDAMATWFLDKLWVKNLIQQELGVPAERILFSEHHVSHAASAFLCSPFEEAAVLTIDGVGEWATATMGRGRGTSIELLQELRFPHSVGLLYSAFTAFLGFEVNEGEYKVMGMAPYGEPKYVDKVRKLVRIHDDGSIWLDMDYFCFHHSASKTYKPKFEELFGEPRDPSWKFFTPSSGYPSYFGARPANYDEMARKNQHYADIAASIQKVTEEIVLTMARALHARTGLDRLCLAGGVALNSVANGRLLRETPFRELFIQPAAGDGGGALGAALYAYHTVLGQPRRFVLEHAYWGAEYGDGAVHDFLRKSNYPYEEVSNEDALLDRVVEELRAGKVVGWYQGRFEWGPRALGARSILADPRREEMKEIVNTKIKFREPFRPFAPSVLVEEAEKYFDLPDARRHYPARFMLYVVDVKPERKHEVPATTHVDGTARLQAVHAGESPLYHALIRRFGDATGVPVVLNTSFNLKGEPIVTTPENAFSTFQRSEMDVLVLGNCILRKESS, from the coding sequence ATGAACATCCTGGGAATTTCGTGTTTCTACCACGACGCGGCAGCGGCTCTTCTTCGCGACGGGCAGCTCGTGGCCGCGGCCGAAGAAGAGCGGTTCTCGCGGATCAAGCACGACTACGATTTCCCGAGGCGTGCGATTCGATTCTGCCTGGAACGCGGCGGCCTCCGGGGGCCCGATCTCGACTACGTGGTCTTCTACGAAAAGCCTTTCGTGAAGTTCGAACGCATTCTGAAAACGACCCTCCAGGCCGTTCCCCGGTCCTGGAGAGTCTTCGGCGACGCGATGGCGACCTGGTTTCTCGACAAACTCTGGGTCAAGAACCTGATCCAGCAGGAGCTCGGGGTTCCGGCGGAGCGCATCCTCTTCAGCGAGCACCACGTCTCGCACGCCGCGAGCGCGTTTCTCTGCTCTCCTTTCGAAGAGGCGGCCGTGCTCACGATCGACGGCGTGGGCGAGTGGGCGACGGCGACCATGGGCCGCGGGCGCGGGACTTCGATCGAACTGCTCCAGGAGCTTCGGTTTCCCCACTCCGTGGGCCTTCTCTACAGCGCTTTCACCGCCTTTCTCGGTTTCGAAGTGAACGAGGGCGAGTACAAGGTCATGGGGATGGCCCCTTACGGCGAGCCGAAGTACGTCGACAAGGTTCGCAAACTGGTACGGATCCACGACGACGGAAGCATCTGGCTCGACATGGACTACTTTTGCTTCCACCACTCGGCCAGCAAAACGTACAAGCCCAAGTTCGAGGAGCTTTTCGGGGAGCCGCGCGACCCGAGCTGGAAGTTCTTCACCCCGAGCTCCGGCTACCCGTCGTATTTCGGCGCGCGACCCGCGAACTACGACGAGATGGCCCGGAAAAACCAGCATTACGCGGACATCGCGGCGAGCATCCAGAAAGTGACGGAGGAGATCGTTCTCACGATGGCTCGGGCGCTCCACGCGCGGACGGGCCTCGACAGACTCTGCCTGGCCGGAGGCGTGGCGCTGAACAGCGTGGCCAACGGGAGGCTGCTCCGCGAGACTCCCTTCCGCGAGCTCTTCATCCAGCCGGCTGCGGGCGACGGAGGCGGAGCTCTCGGGGCGGCGCTTTACGCTTACCACACGGTGCTGGGACAGCCGCGGCGCTTCGTGCTCGAGCACGCCTACTGGGGCGCCGAGTACGGAGACGGGGCCGTGCACGACTTTTTGCGGAAGTCGAATTACCCTTACGAGGAAGTGTCGAACGAAGACGCGCTCCTCGACCGGGTCGTCGAAGAGCTCCGAGCCGGCAAGGTCGTGGGATGGTACCAGGGGCGGTTCGAGTGGGGCCCGAGGGCGCTCGGTGCTCGGAGCATCCTCGCCGACCCCCGACGCGAGGAAATGAAAGAAATCGTGAACACCAAGATCAAGTTCCGCGAACCCTTCCGACCGTTCGCTCCCTCGGTCCTGGTCGAGGAAGCGGAGAAGTACTTCGACCTACCGGACGCGCGGCGCCACTACCCCGCACGCTTCATGCTTTACGTCGTCGACGTGAAGCCCGAGCGAAAACACGAAGTCCCCGCCACGACGCACGTGGACGGCACGGCCAGGCTCCAGGCGGTGCACGCCGGGGAAAGCCCTCTCTACCATGCCCTGATACGCCGGTTCGGCGACGCGACGGGGGTGCCCGTCGTGCTCAATACGTCCTTCAACTTGAAGGGCGAGCCGATCGTCACGACACCCGAGAACGCGTTCTCGACCTTCCAGCGCAGCGAAATGGACGTGCTCGTCCTCGGGAACTGCATCCTCCGGAAGGAGAGCTCCTGA
- the galE1 gene encoding dTDP-4-dehydrorhamnose 3,5-epimerase, with product MRVLVTGASGFLGSRVVCDLVEAGHEVRAFVRAAHPSRLEGLPSPVEIRRGDLRDREDIERAADGVDAVVHAGARVTTRGPWEEFERTNVGSTRTFVELAEAGRIGLLVHVSSLGVVALRAGGDVVTEENPLEDPAADRGGYTRSKLLADRLAVEAARRGVPVSVVRPGILYGPGRPPPLGRWSLGVRGTRVVFGTRRYLLPLSFVDNVARGIRLVLECPGARGKIYHLVDPQVPLVDYLELRREVSGERFRVRFLRPGFVVPFVRVAEFPFRVLSRRPPVSAHALERASRSAVYDCRRAVRELGWSPETSLREGLRLSFRPVEVRASSP from the coding sequence ATGAGGGTTCTCGTCACCGGGGCTTCCGGTTTTCTCGGGTCGCGCGTGGTGTGCGACCTCGTCGAAGCGGGCCACGAGGTTCGTGCCTTCGTTCGGGCCGCGCACCCGAGCCGCCTCGAGGGACTGCCATCTCCGGTCGAGATCCGTCGGGGCGATCTCCGCGATCGCGAGGACATCGAGCGGGCGGCCGACGGCGTGGACGCCGTGGTTCACGCCGGAGCCAGAGTGACGACGCGGGGGCCGTGGGAGGAGTTCGAACGCACGAACGTCGGCTCGACCCGCACGTTCGTCGAACTCGCGGAGGCGGGAAGGATCGGTCTCCTCGTCCACGTAAGCTCCCTCGGGGTGGTGGCCTTGCGGGCGGGGGGAGACGTGGTGACCGAGGAGAATCCCCTCGAGGATCCCGCCGCCGACCGCGGCGGCTACACGCGGTCCAAGCTCCTGGCCGACCGGCTCGCCGTAGAGGCCGCACGGCGTGGTGTCCCCGTGTCCGTCGTACGGCCCGGAATTCTCTACGGCCCGGGTCGGCCTCCGCCGCTGGGCCGGTGGAGCCTCGGGGTGCGAGGAACGCGGGTCGTGTTCGGGACCAGGCGCTACCTCCTGCCTCTTTCTTTCGTCGACAACGTCGCTCGGGGAATTCGCCTCGTTCTCGAATGCCCGGGGGCGCGAGGGAAGATCTACCACCTCGTCGACCCCCAGGTCCCCCTGGTGGATTATCTCGAGCTGCGAAGGGAGGTTTCCGGGGAGAGGTTTCGGGTTCGGTTCCTGCGGCCAGGGTTCGTCGTGCCTTTCGTGCGGGTCGCGGAGTTCCCGTTCCGTGTCCTTTCGCGGCGTCCTCCGGTGTCGGCGCACGCCCTCGAGCGGGCCTCGCGGAGCGCCGTCTACGATTGCCGACGGGCCGTCCGGGAGTTAGGCTGGAGTCCGGAAACTTCGCTCCGGGAGGGGCTTCGACTCTCGTTCCGACCGGTAGAGGTTCGCGCCAGCTCGCCATGA
- a CDS encoding epimerase yields the protein MRKILVTGGAGYVGSHLVRKLLDRGVHVRVLESFLYGNRGLEGIPETPRLEVLRGDICRTADLRRALEGCEAAVALAALVGDAACDFDPVYTMEVNFEATKRLLAVCRELGVRRIVFASSCSVYGANGDHLLDEESPLNPVSLYARTRILSERFLAENRGPVDVVVLRLATVCGVSPRMRFDLMVNTMTARAVVEGHVRIFGPKQWRPHVHVQDAAEAFARAVEAPRVGFRVYNVGSDGQNFTVEEVARKVATLVPGIRLETVPSRNDPRSYRVRFERIRRELGFEAQRTVDDAILEVRHLLSNGHEIDYREPEFHNAAALRLKGTKYAAYPEALPGR from the coding sequence GTGAGAAAAATCCTGGTTACCGGCGGTGCCGGCTACGTGGGTTCTCATCTGGTGCGGAAGCTTCTCGACCGGGGGGTCCATGTGCGGGTCCTCGAGAGCTTTCTCTACGGGAACCGCGGACTCGAGGGGATTCCGGAGACGCCCCGGCTCGAGGTCCTTCGGGGAGACATCTGTCGCACGGCGGACCTGCGGCGAGCTCTCGAGGGATGCGAGGCTGCCGTGGCTCTCGCCGCCCTGGTCGGCGACGCCGCTTGCGACTTCGACCCTGTCTACACCATGGAGGTCAACTTCGAGGCGACCAAGCGCCTGCTCGCGGTCTGCCGCGAGCTCGGCGTCCGTCGGATCGTTTTCGCTTCCTCGTGTAGCGTGTACGGCGCCAACGGGGACCACCTCCTCGACGAGGAGTCGCCGCTCAACCCCGTTTCTCTCTACGCGCGCACGAGGATTCTTTCGGAGCGGTTCTTGGCGGAAAACCGAGGCCCCGTCGACGTGGTGGTGTTACGGCTCGCTACCGTCTGCGGGGTCTCGCCCCGGATGCGGTTCGACCTCATGGTCAACACGATGACCGCGCGGGCGGTGGTCGAGGGCCATGTGCGGATCTTCGGCCCGAAGCAGTGGAGGCCGCACGTCCACGTCCAGGACGCGGCCGAGGCCTTCGCCCGCGCGGTCGAAGCTCCGCGCGTGGGCTTCCGGGTCTACAACGTCGGGAGCGACGGTCAGAACTTCACGGTGGAGGAGGTGGCCAGGAAGGTCGCCACGCTCGTGCCCGGTATCCGCCTCGAGACCGTCCCGTCGCGGAACGACCCGAGGAGTTATCGGGTGCGCTTCGAGAGAATCCGTCGAGAGCTCGGCTTCGAAGCGCAGCGGACGGTGGACGACGCGATCCTCGAGGTGCGGCACCTCCTGTCGAACGGCCACGAGATCGACTATCGGGAGCCGGAGTTTCACAACGCCGCCGCGCTCCGCCTGAAAGGCACGAAATACGCGGCCTACCCGGAGGCCCTTCCAGGGCGGTGA